Proteins encoded by one window of Flavobacterium sp. N502540:
- a CDS encoding response regulator transcription factor — MVIENDFFSTNNTVQKISEDEKGRLGNYLELVKAFARTTYSSIYIIDYEKKGFEYVSENPLFLCDHTPAEVQELGYAFYFKYVVKEDLDLLLKINTIGFDFYQNIPVEERLNHTISYDFRLKNPNGKTFLVNQKLTPVFLTNDGKIWKSICIISLSSELQSGNIKIYKKGENKIYSYDLEGSFWKVLKKIELTSREKEVLQYSIRGFTIANMADSMFVSADTIKFHKRKLFTKLGVGNIAEAIAYATSNKLI, encoded by the coding sequence ATGGTAATTGAAAACGACTTTTTTTCCACAAACAACACCGTTCAGAAGATCTCTGAAGATGAAAAAGGCAGACTTGGAAATTATTTAGAACTGGTCAAAGCATTTGCCAGAACAACTTACAGCAGTATTTATATTATTGATTACGAAAAAAAGGGGTTTGAGTATGTGTCCGAAAATCCATTATTCTTATGTGATCACACTCCGGCAGAGGTTCAGGAACTCGGATATGCCTTTTATTTTAAGTATGTGGTCAAAGAAGATCTGGATTTATTACTAAAAATCAATACTATAGGTTTTGATTTTTATCAAAACATTCCTGTAGAAGAACGCCTGAATCATACCATCTCTTATGATTTCCGATTGAAAAATCCCAATGGAAAGACTTTTTTGGTGAATCAAAAACTGACTCCTGTTTTCCTGACCAATGACGGTAAAATCTGGAAATCGATTTGCATTATCTCGCTTTCTTCTGAATTGCAGTCGGGGAATATTAAAATTTATAAAAAAGGAGAAAATAAGATCTACAGTTATGATCTTGAGGGGAGTTTCTGGAAGGTGCTGAAAAAGATAGAACTAACCAGCCGTGAGAAGGAAGTTTTGCAGTATTCTATCAGGGGTTTTACCATTGCCAACATGGCTGATAGTATGTTTGTATCTGCGGATACCATTAAGTTTCACAAGAGAAAATTGTTCACCAAACTGGGGGTGGGAAATATTGCTGAGGCCATTGCTTATGCCACCAGTAATAAACTGATTTAA
- a CDS encoding UpxY family transcription antiterminator yields MDRKQGWHVLYVKYRHESKVYKELMEKKLEAFLPMATSIRQWSDRTKKIEIPLFPSYVFVNIKNNKDFHDALNVESGCSYLSFGKEYGKVSEEEIAYIKLFTQGKEITDVQVESALPKIGDKLKIEHGELSGLECEVFRVDNQHRISVRLSSLRQNISAIIPLSYLSNPEENVFAKA; encoded by the coding sequence ATGGATCGAAAACAAGGTTGGCATGTCCTTTATGTAAAGTACAGACATGAGAGTAAAGTCTACAAAGAATTAATGGAAAAAAAATTAGAAGCTTTTTTGCCTATGGCCACCAGCATTAGACAATGGAGTGACCGAACCAAGAAAATTGAAATTCCGTTATTTCCCAGTTATGTTTTTGTAAACATTAAAAACAACAAAGACTTTCATGATGCTTTAAATGTAGAGAGCGGTTGTTCCTACTTGTCTTTCGGCAAAGAATACGGCAAAGTTTCCGAAGAAGAAATTGCTTATATCAAACTCTTTACCCAGGGAAAAGAGATCACCGATGTTCAAGTCGAATCGGCACTGCCAAAAATAGGCGATAAACTTAAAATCGAGCATGGTGAACTATCAGGTTTGGAATGTGAAGTTTTCAGAGTCGACAATCAGCACAGAATCAGCGTACGATTAAGTTCATTGCGTCAGAATATATCAGCCATAATACCTTTGTCGTATTTATCCAATCCGGAAGAAAACGTATTTGCAAAGGCATAG